One region of Kogia breviceps isolate mKogBre1 chromosome 17, mKogBre1 haplotype 1, whole genome shotgun sequence genomic DNA includes:
- the LOC136792949 gene encoding LOW QUALITY PROTEIN: zinc finger protein 211-like (The sequence of the model RefSeq protein was modified relative to this genomic sequence to represent the inferred CDS: inserted 1 base in 1 codon; substituted 1 base at 1 genomic stop codon), which translates to MAAPALTDPPQGSVTFEDVAVYFSWEEWCLLDEVQIHLYLDVMVENYALVCMLGSFPGVEDEETPSDQSVSAEGVSQMRTPSTGLSPEKTQPCKMYTPVLRDILHLAEEQGTNRGQKAYTCGVCGKQFYFTANLQEHQKPHIRENPVRYDIGRPSFWKSCTIHTIGNLPTYMEIGNDFVANMGLQPQATNTRKKSNNSKKCEAVFHSGTGHHSXGEGKKASSHTEILVQDERVLTSKGFCECSKRGKACTQTCNFIQHEPVHTGERPYECSHCGKYFSHKSGLLGHQRVDSGGRLYDCSDCGKSFSLRKYLRAHRKIHSGEKPYVCKECAKSFIQKCILIEHQRVHTGEKPYRCTQYGKSFARKSNLLAHQRVHTGEKPYECSEYGKSFVARSSLWYHQRVHSGERPYDCSECGKCFTGSCSLLCHQRVHSGERPYERSKCGQSFTTRSSLYDHHRVHSGERPXECTECRKAFKQRQLLCIHRKIHTEEKPFECKECGKSFTQRYHLIKHQRVHPGERAL; encoded by the exons ATGGCGGCGCCTGCACTGACAGACCCACCTCAGGGCAGTGTGACCTTTGAGGATGTGGCCGTGTACTTCTCCTGGGAGGAATGGTGTCTTCTTGATGAGGTTCAGATACACCTGTACCTTGATGTCATGGTGGAGAACTATGCACTTGTATGCATGCTGG GTTCTTTTCCTGGAGTTGAGGATGAAGAGACACCTTCTGATCAGAGCGTATCTGCAGAAGGAGTGTCACAGATGAGGACCCCCAGCACAGGTTTGTCTCCTGAGAAGACTCAGCCCTGTAAGATGTACACCCCAGTCTTGAGAGACATTTTGCACTTGGCTGAGGAGCAAGGAACAAATAGGGGGCAGAAAGCATACACATGTGGGGTATGTGGGAAACAATTCTATTTCACTGCAAACCTTCAAGAGCACCAGAAGCCGCATATTAGAGAGAATCCCGTACGATATGATATAGGGAGACcctcattttggaagagctgcaCAATCCACACAATAGGGAATCTACCTACCTACATGGAGATTGGGAACGACTTCGTGGCCAACATGGGGCTTCAGCCACAGGCCACTAATACCAGGAAGAAATCGAACAACAGTAAGAAGTGTGAAGCTGTTTTTCACAGTGGAACAGGTCATCACA GGGGAGAAGGCAAGAAAGCCTCCAGCCACACAGAAATACTTGTTCAGGATGAGAGAGTCCTTACTAGTAAAGGGTTTTGTGAGTGCAGCAAACGTGGGAAAGCCTGCACCCAAACATGTAACTTTATTCAGCATGAGCcagttcacactggagaaaggccttatgaatgcagccattgtggaaaatattttagcCACAAATCTGGTCTCCTTGGACATCAGAGAGTTGACAGTGGAGGAAGACTCTATGACTGCAGTGACTGTGGGAAATCCTTTAGCCTAAGGAAGTACCTCAGAGCACATAGGAAAATCCACAGTGGAGAAAAGCCTTATGTTTGCAAGGAATGTGCTAAATCTTTCATCCAAAAGTGCATCTTAATTGAACATCAGAGAGTTCATACTGGAGAAAAACCTTATCGATGCACCCAGTATGGAAAATCTTTTGCCCGCAAATCCAATTTGCTTGCACATcagagagttcacactggagaaaagccttatgagtgcagtgaataTGGGAAATCTTTTGTTGCTAGGAGTAGCCTCTGGTATCATCAGAGAGTTCACagtggagaaaggccttatgactgcagtgaatgtgggaaatgtTTTACTGGTAGCTGTAGCCTTCTTTGTCATCAGAGAGTTCACagtggagaaaggccttatgagcgCAGTAAATGTGGGCAATCTTTTACTACTCGATCCTCTCTCTATGATCATCACAGAGTTCACTCTGGAGAAAGGCCATAAGAGTGCACTGAATGCAGGAAAGCCTTTAAGCAAAGACAGCTCCTCTGCATCCATAGGAAAATCCACACTGAAGAAAAGCCTTTTGAGTGCAAGGAATGTGGCAAATCTTTCACCCAAAGGTACCACTTGATTAAACATCAGAGAGTTCACCCTGGAGAAAGGGCCTTATGA